The proteins below are encoded in one region of Silene latifolia isolate original U9 population chromosome 2, ASM4854445v1, whole genome shotgun sequence:
- the LOC141642074 gene encoding photosystem I reaction center subunit V, chloroplastic: MAAASSTALISPYTSTITRNTPSKHVQMVTFQGLKALKPVSATVSTSSITTSRRKMTCKAELNPSIVISLSTGLSLFLGRFVFFNFQRENVAKQGLPEQNGMTHFEAGDSRAKEYVSLLKSNDPVGFNIVDVLAWGSIGHIVAYYILATSSNGYDPNFFG; encoded by the coding sequence ATGGCAGCAGCTTCAAGCACAGCCTTAATTTCCCCATACACATCAACAATCACTAGGAACACTCCTAGCAAACATGTCCAAATGGTCACTTTCCAAGGCCTAAAAGCCCTAAAACCCGTCTCCGCCACCGTCTCCACCTCCTCAATCACCACAAGCCGTCGTAAAATGACGTGCAAGGCGGAACTGAACCCGTCTATAGTGATCAGTCTAAGCACAGGACTATCATTGTTCCTAGGCCGGTTCGTGTTTTTCAACTTCCAACGTGAGAATGTTGCTAAACAAGGGTTACCGGAGCAAAATGGGATGACCCATTTCGAAGCGGGCGATTCTAGGGCTAAGGAATATGTTAGTTTGCTTAAGAGTAATGATCCAGTTGGGTTTAATATTGTTGATGTTCTTGCATGGGGATCTATTGGTCATATTGTTGCTTATTATATTCTTGCTACTTCTAGCAATGGTTATGATCCTAACTTCTTTGGTTAA